In the Pelmatolapia mariae isolate MD_Pm_ZW linkage group LG10_11, Pm_UMD_F_2, whole genome shotgun sequence genome, TGTTGCAGAGTTACAGAAACTTTCAAATAATGAAGTTTGGGAAGTTTAGAAGGGACATTGTGTAGCTTTGcctgtgtttaaaaatgatcaaatttcaggaatattttaagaaatgtTGGTTCTAGACCCTCAAATGTGGTGAAGTTGGGTGCCGGTTTAGCTCATTGGGATGAGCAGGCGACCATATGCTACATGTCTGAGAGCGGGTTACTGTCTGACCTGCAGCCCCTTTGCCGCATGTCTTCTCCTGTTTCTCTTTTGTTCCGCTTTCTTGTCAGTCTTCGCTATATCTACCCAAAAAAGCTAGAAAGgcccaaaataataaaaaaaaatgtggtgagtttctttttcttttttttacacttttgttTTGTATGAATGTTAATGTAATATTACTGACCATTTCATCACTGAATCATTAGTCTCTGAGAAACTTGCTAATATCtccagtttaaaaacaaaacattattaAAGAAATAGTAAGAATAACCAGAGGGTTGGAACAAAtaattttgtttacattttttagtCAGGTTTAATAAGGCTGATTGGAAAGCacgggaaaaaggaaaaaaaaaaaaaaaacagaacaaaatataCACGTGTGGGTGTTCACAGCAGTGGGAaggattaaaaaagaaaccGCATCCACAAGTCAAGATCTTAAGATGAATGAATATCAGCAGGTTTTGTCTAAGTAAATAAGACTTCAGAAGTTTATCTCTCTTTTCACAGTATCCATGCTGCTTGTGCATGGCTTCATGTCTGTACTATAGTGTGTACTTCATCTTATCTTTTTTGAGGGCTCGACTCTGCACTCAACCCCTAGCGCTCGCCTAGAGAGTGCCAGCATCCTTTTGTCTCTATCAccagtgacctttgacctctttcACTGCGCTTTCAGCCAAAGGGAGACCCATAAGCTGTGCTGTTATCTGGGTCACATCAGAGAAGAGAGACCTGCTGGTGTTTGGTATTGAGTCTCAATTGAATTCTCTCTTGAAAGCTTGAGGAATGGATCCATTCAGACTGTAACCTTTACTTACAAAGGAcacacaagaaaaaataaaactgagatAAAATAGTGTTCAAAAATGCTGGTTCATGTTCAGGAATTTATCTGACACGTGCAGCACTTGCAATTCATCGTAGAAGAAATATTAACTTTTCAGCTGTTGTtctttgcctgtttttttttttttttacctctgtctTATGTTGCTATACAGAGTCGTGTCATTTTTCACTAACATTCAGATACCAAGACACAACAGATGCTTGGCATCTGTTACAGAAATTTCAGACAATATTACTGTCTGGTTGAGTAATTTCCTGTGGATAACCTTCTGGTATCACAACTTCTCCACCCCACGTGAATAACCATCCATAGTTTTGGGGACACTTGCAATGTGCTAGTATTAACTGACTGCAGAGTTAAAAACAAGAGGCAAAAAAAGGTGCACATCGGGtaaactatttatttatgtgtCACCCTGCAGGAGAGATGGCTCGTTTTTACCTACATTTGGATTGTGGGATAATATTATGTAGgctaaatgtattttatgtgaAGACATTTCCCGCACATTCAGTTATTCAGTGTTGTTTCAGTTTGTAGTTTGGGACTTaccagcttttctttctttttttcatttatttctttatttttgtaatgtTAATGTCCAGTGGGTTGTTTGCTACacctagtttttatttttattttttatttttttatgccaCAATCACCAGAAGTTGTAACAAATAAATTggatatttagtatttattgctgacAGATGACGTGTGACTGATCAATCTGTTTAATTTGTTAATGAATGAGGTGCTATCTCTTGCTGTACGAGATGAAGCCATGGGAGTCTGGCAGTATGGAAAATTGGATTTTATATGATTTTTGTATTTGGCAAATGTCACTGTCAATTAAATATAACATGTGCTAAAGACTATTCGTTTGTCAGCCAATGTGATTATCGTATTGCTACTCGAAGTCACATTTTACAATATAGACGCCAGTCTTAAGCACAGACAGCTTAAGTGTAAAATCAGATCATGTGGCACTAAACCAACACGTGACAGATGAGATCAGTGAAGTTACCAGGGAAAGTGGAACAGTGATTCATTGCACTGTGGTTCTTCATTAGAAAGAAATACAGACACTGACGGGAAATGCGCTACTACAAACACAGTTATGCCAGTATAACTTAAGAATAGGGTGAGAGAGATTGTTTTAATGGTTTCTACTCCCCTCTGTATTTACAGTATTATGCTGTCAGTAAACAGGATCAGTATAATCAGTTTATGGCATAACAAAGTGAAAGTTAAACCTGGAAGAACCCAAattactgctttttttttttctcaaaatgttAAACTGATATCAATGAAATGGGAACTCACAAGAACTCACAAAGAATCACCTAGAATGAGTAAAAACATTtgcaagaaaacaaaagcatacATGTGACCAAAAGTTAAATATGTGAAGTTACTCTAAAGGAACTACGTAAAGTACTGCTCACAGTGATGGACTTGGCACAATTtagttaaatattttttttttttaaaaattgtcgGGGTCACTCTTGGTAGAGTGTTCTCTGTCTGGCTTTATTTGCTCTGCGGTGACTCAGATGGGCATAAAAATAAGTCTTGAAAATATTACTTTTCTTGCAAGTCTGCTATATTTTAATAAGATGttgataaaaatgtaattagtcAAGGCTCGCTGGTCTCGTTTTCAAACTAGAAACTTTCAGAATTGCTTATTTGGCTGTGTTGCtcgattaaaaaaacaaaacaaaaaaatccccaaTGTTTGTTCTCAACTTTCTTCTATTTGTCTTCCTCCAGGTGAGGTGAAGATGGTGGACCGGCTTGCGAACAgcgaggccaactccaagcggATTGCGGTGGTTGAGAGCTGCTTCGGCGCTGCAGGTCAGCCACTGGCCATCCCAGGCCGTGTGCTGATTGGTGAGGGTGTTCTCACTAAACTCTGCCGCAAGAAGCCAAAGGCACGGCAGTTCTTCCTCTTCAACGACATCCTGGTTTATGGTAACATCGTCATTCAGAAGAAGAAGTACAATAAGCAGCACATCATCCCTCTGGAGAGCGTCACCATCGACACAGTGCCAGATGAAGGCGACCTGCGCAATGGCTGGCTCATCAAGACGCCCACCAAGTCTTTCGCTGTGTATGCTGCTACTGCCACCGAGAAGTCTGAATGGATGAACCACATAGGGAAATGTGTCGGAGACTTGCTGCAGAAGAGTGGCAAGTCCCCTACAGGAGAGCATGCGGCTGTATGGGTGCCCGACTCAGAGGCCTCTGTGTGCATGCGCTGCAAGAAGGTGAAGTTCACGCCAGTCAGCCGCCGCCACCACTGCAGGAAATGTGGATTTGTGGTCTGTGGGCCTTGCTCAGAGAAGAAGTACCTCCTTCCTAGCCAGTCGTCCAAACCGGTTCGCGTCTGCGAGCACTGCTACGAGCAGCTGACATCCGTAAACCTCCAGGCGCGCTCAGACTCCATCACTCGGCCGGGGTCAAAGTTCCACAGCAACAACCTCTCGGACGATGACGACGATGACGACAGCAGTGACTGAGGAAGGTCCGATCCTCCCAACGGTCTGTCCATCTCTCTGCCGTGGAGGAAGTACTCTGCTGattacattttttgtgttttccatcCTTGTGATTGAATCATGATCATGATCCACCGAGAGAGGAATTCTGGATTAATTCATTAATTCACTTCGGAGTTCTGGTCTCATCTACAAACCAAAATGTTTTACCCTTTTCTCTGAATCCAGCAGGGATAAATACTTTCCTGAACACAGTGATTAATCAGTCACTTGAGAAACTGCCTGGGTGACCAGCAGCACTTTGAGATAAAGTTTTGACTGTTCATCACAGCCCTTCTCCCTTCCCTCTTAATTAGCTTCAGTTAGTCACTACAGAAAACAAAGGTGCTAATGAGAGACTTGCCCTCTGCTCTATACTCAGCTTAAGttaatttcttcttctctttctttcttatttttgtcCGTGCTCTCTCTCCATGGACCTAAACAAGGTAACTGCTTGTAATTTCTGCAGGGAAAAGCAAATGTTTGGGCTGTAGCCTCTGTCTTTGGTTTCCTTTCAGGTATTTCACCAAACAGGACTTTATTATAACAGAATTCTGCACTATTTTTTGTAAATTGGACTCCAGCAAAATGAAAAGTTTCccttttataaatatatattgtgCTAAACCCAGAGCTTTTTCTAATCTACTATAGCTGCTTTTGACAAATCAACTAAAGCTTGTCTCACGGTGAGCgattgtttctcttttaacaaCCACGTATGAGTTTTCTTAGAGGCTGTCCCCAAGCTTACTCTGCCGCCTTCTATACCCTCACATAGTGCCTTGTAGAAAACTCAGCTTAGCCTTCAGCAAGCAGAAAGGTTATTAGATAATAAAACAAGACTGCAAAAAACAGCGACTTCATGATAGGTTGACTCTGAAACACATTATAGAGGGTGGGgttgttgtttggttttgtgtgaATACCAGGGCGATTATAGACCAGGGATCAGATGGGAACGGTTCAATTTGTTCCTAGAAACACTTGAAAGTCACTTAAACCAGCCATCCAATCTTGTAAGGGCAGTCACCGGCTTTTCCATTTAGCTGCTAGTGGGCAATTTTTCACTAGAGGAACCTAATTGCCTTGTTTCCACATTGTGTTAAAAACCAGAGGATGAATGGAAAGTATTGGTGATCAAcattctctcacacacacacacacacacacacacacacacacacacacacacacacacacacacacacacacacacacacacctttcagCTTTCAACAGATGGCTTGTGTGGACCTGTGTTCCAGACGAGGCTGATTGAACTCTAGTTGAGAGGTTGCTTTAGACCTTGTGAAAATCTTTCGTAGCCGACCATGGCTGGGAAATCTAGTTAGACTTCTATCAAACACCCCATTGCTGATCAAACAATCTAAAGTTTACCTTCAGAAATAAATAACTAGCCAGCCAAATATACTCTGATTCTGAATATTGATTGAATAAAGCACACATTACTTTGCAGTGCTGGTCTGATATGTTAATTTGTTCCCAAAAAGCTGTTTTACTGACCCCGCCTGTGAGTAATTATACAGCATTTCCCACATATTTTAATTCCATTTTGGCTCCATTGTCCATCCATGCTAAACAATACCCTTCATAAAGGGCCCTTTTGGAAATATTTTAATCAGCAAGTACCCTGTGATACATAAGTAATTGAGCATTACAATCACCTGCATCTCCAATGAGTCTTTCATCCCCTTTAGCTGCTAGGCCCTGTTCTGCTCTGCAGCTGAGCTCAGAGTTTGAGACACAAAAAGCATTACAGCTTCTAGCAACCGTAGTTCTAGGGTTTGCAGCAGAAGATCTCCAGTTGTCAGATGGAGTACAGGACAGTGGTGCTAGAATCCACTGAAACAAGAACTCAAGCAGAGTAATGACCTCCAAGTCCAACACAATGCCAAGATGGCCAAAATAGCGTCTTGAGTAACATGAGATTAGAAGGCCTTTGGGATTGAACTTTTAAAATAAGGTCAAGGTGTTATCAGCTACCAAATCAGTCATGAATCGTGGTGTTCCTTCAAAcagactgcaaaaataaaatctgcTAAACCAAGTTGCAAAATATTCTTGTGGGGCTGTTAAGTCTCTGTTACAACTTTAATGTCACATtataacaaaagacaaaaattggTAAAACATGAAGTTGCTAGAGTGGGTAAAGACAAAGAATTGAAGTTTTTTGCACCTGGATGGGTTTTGTTAGCTGTAGGttatttttatctttgtgtTATACAAACGGATCCAATTAATGTAATACCTCACAGAGAGGTAGCAGCAAGCAGTAGTTCGGATTCTGTTTGCGATACGATTGTTTAACACTCAGCTAATGCCTCcagtgaatgactgaatgaatgaaatgaaatgaaatgcagtAATAAGGAAGTTTTAGGGCctggtgtgtgtttttcttttcttgcacAAGTGTGAACCATAGGTTGTGAAATTCCTACCTGCTCAGCAGCTTAGCAGGTTTTCTGGAATGAACATCAGGAAATCGGCATGTTGTCTTCCTGTCACTTGCCCTTTACTGTGCTGCTCTTTTAGGTCAGAGGGAAATACTGTgtcataaaacaaacacacctcTTTTGAACTCTGCCAACACAAGCTACCATAACAGTCTGtccatctttctttccttccttccttccttgtgTACTTGCTTCCTTTTTCAGTACCATCACTTCTCCATGGAAACCACAGCTTGTAGATCATGtgacacagtgtgtgtgaattaAGTCATGTGATTGAGTACTGAACGaggaactgaaaaaaaaactcctttgGGGAATTGACTACCTT is a window encoding:
- the plekhf2 gene encoding pleckstrin homology domain-containing family F member 2; the encoded protein is MVDRLANSEANSKRIAVVESCFGAAGQPLAIPGRVLIGEGVLTKLCRKKPKARQFFLFNDILVYGNIVIQKKKYNKQHIIPLESVTIDTVPDEGDLRNGWLIKTPTKSFAVYAATATEKSEWMNHIGKCVGDLLQKSGKSPTGEHAAVWVPDSEASVCMRCKKVKFTPVSRRHHCRKCGFVVCGPCSEKKYLLPSQSSKPVRVCEHCYEQLTSVNLQARSDSITRPGSKFHSNNLSDDDDDDDSSD